Part of the Desulfovibrio sp. TomC genome is shown below.
CTTGGCCCCGGCGCTGGGGGGCAGGCGTTCCCGGTCGGCCAGGGCTTCCAGCACGACGCCGGCCAGCAGTTTGGAGCCGGTGTCGGTCAGATGGACGCCGTCGGCAGTGCGGATGGGCACGGCGTCGCCGGTGGCAACGTCCCGGGCGTGACGGGTAAAGCGGCCGTCGGGATCGGAGAAAGCGGCTTCGGTATCGATGAAGCGGCAGTCGGCCGCCGCGCACATGGCGGCCAGAGCGGCATTGACCTGTTTGACGCCGGCCGCCAGCGAGGCCTCGCCCATGGACGGGACACCCACCCAGTAGACGGCGACCGCAGGATTGGCCTGGCGGCAGATGTCCACCAGTTCCCGGGCCTTGGCGGCATAGGCGTCGACCCAGGCGGAGCTTTCAAAATAGACCCGGCTGCCGTCGGCAGCGGCGATGGGCATTTCGTCGTTGGCCCCGATCATGATGATGACAGCATCCGGCGGGTTCTTGGCGGTCAGTTCGCGCAGCCGGGCCGGCCAGTCCAGCAGTTCCGGCCGGGTCAGCCCTGTCGAGCGCGTGCCGTCCCGGGTATAGTCAAGGCCGGGTGCGCCGGCCAGGGCGTGTTCAAGCTGTTCGCCAAGGCTTATCGACAGGGAATCGCCGACAACCAACAGGCGTTTGACCGCAGCAAGCGGACGTTCGGGAGGCGTGGGGGCGGCGACCGGGGCAGGGACCTGGGTGGCCGTCTCCGGCTTGGCCTTTTGCGGATTGTCCTGGCCGCAAGCCGTGCCGAGCAAGCAGCCCAGGATTGCCAGCGTCGCCGTTACGAGCAGGCGCTTTGGCTGTCCGGTCCGGGACGACGACCCACTCTCAGGTTTCGGGTTTGTTGACCTGGGGGGTGTTGCAGGGAGGCCGCTCATGGGGTCTGCGCCGGCAGGAACCGGGTTGGCCGGGGCCTGTTCCCAATGCATGGAAGCATCGGAGGGCGCATCATTGGGGAGCCCCTGCCACGGCTTGTTTTTTTTGCGTGATCTCCACATCCCGGGCCAGGGCCGTGAGAAAGATCTGGGCTAATATGTCGCCGCCGGCCACGGTGAAGTGGATTTTGTCATTGGCCCGGACCTTGATCTTGACCCCTTTGTCGTTGGCCAAAAAGGTGGAGTAGTTGCCCTGATCATCGGCCAAAAGGCTCCACGTGTCGAGGTAATGGCTGGTCGTGAACTTGGCGCACTCGGCCATGACAATCTCGTTCATGATCAGGACCTGTTTGGCATAGGACGCATCGCCCATGACCGGAAGACCGATCCAGTAATTGCGGATATTTTTTTCCTGCAAGGCGGAAAGAAAATCTTCGACCCGCATGGAAAAGACTTCGGGCCAAGTCTTGTTGGGACTTCCCGGCGGCCGGGGCTTCTCATTGATATTGATATATTTGGCGTCGTTGGCTCCCATCATGATCACTACGACGTCAGGCTTGTACTTGTCTAAGAAGACCCGGAGGGCTTTGCTCCAGTCATAGTACTTGGGATTGGCCAGACCGCTTGAGACTTTGCCTTCCTCGATGAGTTCCACGCCTTCGAGTTCGGCCACGCTGCGCCGCAGGGACAGGGACAGGCCGATGGCCAGGGAATCGCCGACGATCAGGATTTTACGCGGAGCCGCTCCTTTGCCCTGGGTCAGGGATTGTCCGGTCAGGCCTGGGGCGGGCGTGGCCATCTTGGCTCCGGTCGCAGGAACGGTATCGCTCCCATCGGCCTGTTCGGTCAGAGACGACTTGGGCGGAGACAGAACGGCCAGCAGGCTGTCGGCGTCAATGGGTTCGTCGGGCTTGAGCAGCGGCTGGTTGGGGTCGAGGCGCTCACGCAGAGCCGCTTCCGCCGCATCGGAGGCCGGCTCTTCGCGGCAGGCCAGATTATTTTTGTAGGTTTCGTCGTAATAGCCGGCCATGGCGCAGTCAAGCTGCCGCCAGGAGGCGGCCAACCCGGTTTCGCGCCAGAGATTTCGCACCCGGCGGACCTGCCGGGCCGTTTCCGAAGCCGGACCATCGGCCAGACGGTCGTCCACCCAGACCGACACCTTTTCGATGTTGGCCAGCATGGTCACAACCAAGGCGATCAGGTATACAAGGCAGGCTTTTTTCCAGCTCATGAGTTTCGACGTGTCCGGGCGTTAGGGGCGCGAAAGGAGGGCGGCGTCAGGGCGCAGCCGTCAGGCCCGTGACGATGCGATCGGTAAGAAGCTTGCAGCCGGCTGCGCTGAAATGCACGCCGTCTTTGCCGCGAAGTGAGACGGCCTTGCCGCCG
Proteins encoded:
- a CDS encoding DUF459 domain-containing protein, whose product is MSGLPATPPRSTNPKPESGSSSRTGQPKRLLVTATLAILGCLLGTACGQDNPQKAKPETATQVPAPVAAPTPPERPLAAVKRLLVVGDSLSISLGEQLEHALAGAPGLDYTRDGTRSTGLTRPELLDWPARLRELTAKNPPDAVIIMIGANDEMPIAAADGSRVYFESSAWVDAYAAKARELVDICRQANPAVAVYWVGVPSMGEASLAAGVKQVNAALAAMCAAADCRFIDTEAAFSDPDGRFTRHARDVATGDAVPIRTADGVHLTDTGSKLLAGVVLEALADRERLPPSAGAKELRAQARDLRAIAEESRQPARPVREPAAQTKIKRSNKTYAVRTGDTFLTIGKRMGLAPDDIAAVNPGVDSRRLSIGQTLRLPAKR
- a CDS encoding SGNH/GDSL hydrolase family protein, whose translation is MSWKKACLVYLIALVVTMLANIEKVSVWVDDRLADGPASETARQVRRVRNLWRETGLAASWRQLDCAMAGYYDETYKNNLACREEPASDAAEAALRERLDPNQPLLKPDEPIDADSLLAVLSPPKSSLTEQADGSDTVPATGAKMATPAPGLTGQSLTQGKGAAPRKILIVGDSLAIGLSLSLRRSVAELEGVELIEEGKVSSGLANPKYYDWSKALRVFLDKYKPDVVVIMMGANDAKYININEKPRPPGSPNKTWPEVFSMRVEDFLSALQEKNIRNYWIGLPVMGDASYAKQVLIMNEIVMAECAKFTTSHYLDTWSLLADDQGNYSTFLANDKGVKIKVRANDKIHFTVAGGDILAQIFLTALARDVEITQKKQAVAGAPQ